The Onychomys torridus chromosome 9, mOncTor1.1, whole genome shotgun sequence genomic sequence AGAAGCAGCACTCTTcctggaggaagagacaggtgccCCCTTTCTCAGCAGTGATGAGGTCCAGAGCTCTGCGGTTCTGAAGAACGACGCCGGCGAGCGAGTCTATTTGGTTCTGGAGAGTAGTGATAGAGGCAGCTATTTCATCCAGGGTATCTGAAAGAACCTTAGAAAGCCGTTGGAAATAAAAAGTTGAGGAGGCCAAGCCAGCTATACCAGTACCAAGGGCAGCAGAGATGCCCAGGCCTgcaaggaaggggaagaggtgaGGAGACCTTTTGGGGCGAGAAGCTGAGGCTGAGGATAGAACCGAAGCAAAGAGAGGGACAGACACCGTTTGGTTATCGGGGAGGAGTTCAATATCCGGGTACTGGAAGACAAGGGTACAGACCCCAGACCAATTGGCCGGGAGACAGACATACGTTGATGTTCCACAGAGGAAGAAAACTCCTGAAGAGTTGAGACAGAAAGAGTATGAGAAGGTCAGGAGTTGTGAGAATATGTTTGAGGTGACATCCCAGTTTTCTTGAACAGTGACCTCATTTTCCCAGACAGAATATTGTCCAGACAGGGCAGCTCCTGTGAGGGGCTGGTAGTGGAAGAGTGGATAGGGGTCTCTGTGACCCTGGAGTTTGATCTTGAAGTTGGTAGGGTCCACTGACATAGTAATGGGGTGGGTTAAGTTGTCTGATTCAAATAGCGTAAGACTATAGCAAGCGCCAAAGGGAACGAGAGGACAGCGCATCCAGGGAGTGGCTGGGGAGGTATGGCAGTGTTTGATGTCTGTTGGACAGGGAGAATAAGAGGCTTCCGAGGAGACGAGGGAGGGGGGTCCGGAAAAGCGGAGCGGATTCTTCCATTTGGCATCTGGTCTTTTCATTGCCTGTTTGAAAGGATGGGTGGTGGACAGATCTAGGTTTTCATGACTAGTAGAAGGTGCTAGGTGAAGGGTGTAGttgcagagagaggcagagagggtgcCTACGAACGTGGCGTAAGCTGAGACCTTGAAGAAGCGTGATATGCAGAGAGGAGCCTGTGACATGAGGAGGGTCTCTGTAAAGAGCGGTCCCCATAAAGGGCGTTGGGCAGATTCGAAGAAGCGCTCCTTGCCGGGATATATCACAGAGGTGAGTCGGGTGATGATTGGAAATATGCCTGTTGAGCTGACGAGCTGGAGGAAAGCAATGGCCCGTCGGTCA encodes the following:
- the LOC118591083 gene encoding syncytin-B, translating into MTCLWVLSVILLPCSLSYPESWMPFVNLTHRILRDTNSSFFSNCWVCLSTQTQRSLAVPAPLSTWADSPMKLHLTYSAKPFPASYPITDIERRLQLFHPLRASYSFHNPDRRAIAFLQLVSSTGIFPIITRLTSVIYPGKERFFESAQRPLWGPLFTETLLMSQAPLCISRFFKVSAYATFVGTLSASLCNYTLHLAPSTSHENLDLSTTHPFKQAMKRPDAKWKNPLRFSGPPSLVSSEASYSPCPTDIKHCHTSPATPWMRCPLVPFGACYSLTLFESDNLTHPITMSVDPTNFKIKLQGHRDPYPLFHYQPLTGAALSGQYSVWENEVTVQENWDVTSNIFSQLLTFSYSFCLNSSGVFFLCGTSTYVCLPANWSGVCTLVFQYPDIELLPDNQTVSVPLFASVLSSASASRPKRSPHLFPFLAGLGISAALGTGIAGLASSTFYFQRLSKVLSDTLDEIAASITTLQNQIDSLAGVVLQNRRALDLITAEKGGTCLFLQEECCFYVNQSGVVRDAARKLRERASKLGEHSDSWGQWPDPGHWLPWLAPFLGPLLFIFFLLTFGSCLLNCLTRCVSQRLGSFVQDTTQRHVDSILRNFQYKRLPQDSPDEDPTPA